The following coding sequences are from one bacterium window:
- a CDS encoding type I restriction endonuclease subunit R, giving the protein MKITESDIELLAIGHLEKLGYHYLYGPNIASDGESPERENYAQVVLTGRLQAAIARINPHIPAPVQEQALKEVLRVATPDLVQTNENFHRFLTEGITLDVRHDDGERGKTVWLVDFENPSNNEFVVCNQFTVIENNQNKRPDIVLFVNGLPLVVFELKNPTDEKATVQKAFQQLQNYKTAIPSLFYYNAFLIASDGLEAKAGTISSALSRFMAWKTADGKKEASHLVSQMITLIDGMLNKETLLDLIRYFIVFEKSASLRQAQGTRPGNQDIVRIETVKKLAAYHQYYAVQKAVASTIGASSDKGTRKGGVVWHTQGSGKSLSMVFYTGKLVLALDNPTIIVITDRNDLDDQLFDTFAASTQLLRQIPVQAESREHLKSLLKVASGGIVFTTVQKFFPQDDELRFPLLSERKNIVVIADEAHRTQYGFEAKTKERKDKEGNTLGTEITYGFAKHMRDALPNATFIGFTGTPVELTDRNTKTVFGDYIDVYDISQAVLDGATVRIYYESRLVKVHLEEDEKNKLDDGLLIAAEGAPEYMVDNAKSKWTRIEAIVGQSDRLKEVAKDIVKHFEDRQQVFIGKAMIVAMSRRIAVLLYDEIIRLRPDWHHQDDDKGAIKVIMTGSSSDPASYQPHVRDKDRRKAIGDRLKDDKDPLKMVIVRDMWLTGFDAPCLHTLYVDKPMRGHSLMQAIARVNRVFNEKPGGLIVDYIGIASDLKKALAVYTESGGKGEPALDIDMAVRAMNEKLEVVRQMMHGYDYKGFYTAPLSEKLAIILTAEEHILSLESGKERYIREVTLLSKAYALCKSTTEADTVSAEVSFFQAVKARLAKFDTYGGGEGNEAIETVIRQLVDKAVAADGVIDIFDAAGIKKPDISILSDEFLKEIQGMKFKNLAIELLRKILSDEIRTRSKYNLIQSKALSEMLENTIRKYQNNLLTAAEIISELIDLAKNVKDADKRGEKLNLSVEELAFYDALEVNDSAVQVLGDETLRQIARILVERVRANTSIDWQIKENVRAKLRVIVRRVLREYGYPPDKQEKAVDTVLAQAETLAELWAA; this is encoded by the coding sequence GTGAAAATCACCGAATCCGACATAGAATTATTGGCCATCGGGCATTTGGAGAAATTGGGATACCATTATCTCTACGGCCCGAATATCGCCAGCGACGGAGAATCGCCGGAAAGGGAAAATTACGCGCAGGTCGTTCTGACCGGTCGATTACAGGCCGCGATCGCGCGAATCAATCCTCATATCCCCGCGCCCGTGCAGGAACAGGCGCTCAAGGAAGTTCTGCGCGTGGCCACGCCCGATCTTGTGCAGACCAATGAGAATTTTCACCGTTTTCTCACCGAAGGCATCACGCTCGACGTGCGCCACGACGACGGGGAACGCGGCAAGACCGTCTGGCTCGTGGATTTTGAGAACCCGTCGAATAATGAATTTGTGGTGTGCAATCAATTCACTGTCATCGAAAACAATCAGAATAAACGCCCGGATATCGTTCTTTTTGTGAACGGTCTTCCGCTGGTTGTTTTTGAATTGAAAAATCCTACCGATGAGAAGGCGACCGTTCAGAAAGCCTTTCAGCAATTGCAGAATTATAAGACGGCGATTCCTTCGCTGTTTTATTACAATGCGTTTCTGATCGCGTCCGACGGATTGGAAGCGAAAGCGGGGACGATCTCTTCCGCGCTGTCGCGTTTCATGGCATGGAAAACCGCCGACGGCAAAAAGGAAGCCTCGCATCTCGTCAGCCAGATGATCACGCTCATTGACGGCATGCTGAATAAAGAGACCTTGCTCGACCTGATCCGTTATTTTATAGTTTTTGAAAAGTCCGCGTCCCTTCGACAAGCTCAGGGCACGCGGCCTGGTAATCAGGACATTGTAAGAATCGAGACGGTTAAGAAATTGGCCGCCTATCATCAGTATTACGCCGTTCAGAAAGCCGTTGCGTCCACCATCGGTGCTTCCTCCGATAAAGGCACGCGAAAAGGCGGCGTCGTGTGGCACACGCAGGGTTCCGGAAAATCCCTTTCGATGGTGTTTTACACGGGCAAGTTAGTGCTGGCGCTGGATAATCCCACGATCATCGTCATTACCGACCGAAACGATCTCGACGATCAGCTTTTTGACACCTTCGCCGCATCCACACAGCTTTTGAGGCAAATTCCTGTTCAGGCCGAAAGCCGTGAGCATCTGAAATCGCTTTTGAAAGTTGCGTCGGGAGGCATTGTATTTACCACCGTTCAGAAGTTCTTTCCGCAGGACGACGAATTGAGATTTCCGCTATTGTCCGAAAGAAAAAATATTGTTGTCATAGCCGACGAGGCGCACCGCACGCAGTACGGATTTGAAGCCAAAACTAAAGAAAGAAAAGACAAAGAAGGCAACACGCTCGGAACGGAGATCACGTACGGCTTTGCCAAGCACATGCGCGACGCCTTGCCCAATGCGACGTTTATCGGATTTACCGGCACACCGGTGGAACTCACCGACCGGAATACGAAAACCGTTTTCGGAGATTACATCGACGTGTACGATATTTCCCAAGCCGTTCTCGACGGCGCGACCGTTCGCATATATTATGAAAGCAGGCTGGTAAAAGTTCATCTCGAAGAAGACGAGAAGAACAAACTCGACGACGGGCTTTTAATTGCCGCCGAAGGCGCGCCGGAGTATATGGTTGACAATGCAAAATCAAAATGGACGCGCATCGAAGCGATTGTTGGCCAATCCGACCGATTGAAAGAAGTTGCCAAAGACATTGTAAAACACTTCGAGGATCGGCAACAGGTTTTCATTGGTAAGGCGATGATTGTTGCGATGAGCCGCCGTATTGCGGTGCTTCTGTATGACGAGATCATCAGACTGCGCCCCGACTGGCATCATCAGGACGACGACAAAGGCGCGATCAAAGTTATCATGACCGGTTCGTCATCCGATCCGGCGAGTTACCAGCCGCATGTTCGCGATAAAGACAGGCGGAAAGCCATCGGTGACCGGCTCAAAGACGATAAAGACCCGCTGAAGATGGTAATCGTTCGCGATATGTGGCTCACGGGATTTGATGCGCCGTGCCTGCATACGCTGTATGTGGACAAACCCATGCGCGGACACAGTCTCATGCAGGCGATTGCGCGCGTCAACCGCGTATTCAATGAAAAACCCGGCGGATTGATCGTAGACTATATCGGCATAGCTTCGGATTTGAAAAAAGCATTAGCGGTATATACCGAAAGCGGCGGTAAAGGCGAACCGGCGCTGGATATTGACATGGCCGTTCGCGCCATGAATGAGAAATTAGAAGTTGTGCGCCAGATGATGCACGGTTATGATTACAAAGGGTTTTATACCGCGCCGCTATCTGAAAAACTTGCGATTATTCTGACTGCCGAAGAGCATATACTATCTCTTGAGAGCGGTAAAGAGCGTTATATCCGTGAAGTAACGCTGTTGTCCAAAGCATATGCGTTGTGCAAGTCGACGACGGAAGCCGATACAGTGTCAGCAGAAGTTTCTTTTTTCCAGGCAGTCAAGGCACGGTTGGCCAAGTTTGACACCTACGGCGGTGGAGAGGGAAATGAAGCTATTGAAACAGTGATTCGCCAATTGGTTGATAAGGCTGTTGCAGCAGACGGAGTGATTGATATATTTGACGCCGCGGGAATTAAGAAACCGGATATTTCTATTCTGTCTGATGAATTCCTGAAAGAAATTCAGGGCATGAAATTCAAGAATCTCGCGATCGAATTGCTTCGCAAGATTTTGAGCGATGAAATTCGCACACGGTCAAAATACAATCTCATTCAGAGCAAGGCGTTATCGGAGATGCTGGAAAATACGATTCGCAAGTATCAGAATAATCTGCTTACCGCCGCTGAAATTATCAGCGAGTTAATTGATTTAGCTAAGAATGTCAAAGATGCAGATAAGCGGGGAGAGAAACTCAATTTATCCGTGGAAGAACTGGCGTTTTACGATGCCTTGGAAGTTAATGACAGCGCGGTGCAGGTTTTGGGCGACGAGACCTTGCGCCAGATTGCACGCATACTCGTCGAACGCGTTCGCGCCAATACATCGATAGATTGGCAGATCAAAGAAAACGTTCGCGCTAAACTGCGCGTGATCGTTCGCCGCGTGCTTCGCGAATATGGTTATCCGCCGGACAAACAGGAAAAAGCCGTTGATACGGTTCTTGCGCAGGCCGAGACGCTGGCGGAACTTTGGGCGGCGTAG
- a CDS encoding AAA family ATPase, producing MGTKGSTWAKWDLHFHSPSSFDYNNKSITNEEIIQELIKHEVSCVAVTDHHTINVQNIRELQKIGRDKITILPGIELRSELGGSESVHFIGIFSEKSDIEDIWIKLQSGCSITPKDIEKRGGDQKIYCDIKESCKLIHELGGLVTVHAGGKSNSIESIKNNDQFKQQLKTDLARDFIDVLELGDESDQQDYRDTVFPTIKFELPLIICSDNHDVKAYSTKQNLWIKAEPTFEGLRQITYEPQYRIHIAEKPPITPPRRISKVSFSFPDDCRLDDDPFCLSGASELDFSPNLTCVIGGRGTGKSTIINLIHEKIRPGQNSFFRERRIIDKEGKHLSPADYVSVDHSADERYIDFLSQNEVEELAEKHLKLTESVYGRIQKKDTEGKIDAAESLLKLQLEAFKDYLRNIDKLSSLNREYESIQRDIEVNKRIVDSYSSEEYTRLNGEITQKSQQLASLERAAEVYVQLTSALGDIKKKFQKQVATDAYSTAVNALIDGIEVLLKNAQETDFSKDEGLVAQLKTDIQGLRTKLMKYLSEKGVTVENQEDFSTASVRLSQLSSKLIDKKSEIDSLKHTVESFSKQAIKDASNAYQSTIKSQVNTINDTLKISSATIKTISVEIEFDVEASLNQTLNDFKEFFKEDLLKSKHKGDSFLYEILFHKKPTECDNKESYLAALNACPSTSSAKPFLIDLFNDQAKYELFKLIAYHHSLNWLDFKRVRVYYDKRPIEKSSFGQRCTAVLVILVLLGNNPIIIDEPEAHLDSLLISQYLVNLIKNQKQNRQIIFATHNANFVVNGDSELIHILRIDDKTSRTQISHTTIEDESQREALIGLEGGKDAFLLREEKYQFK from the coding sequence ATGGGAACTAAAGGTTCAACATGGGCAAAATGGGATCTGCATTTTCATAGTCCATCATCATTTGATTACAATAACAAATCAATCACAAATGAAGAAATTATTCAAGAATTGATAAAACATGAGGTGTCTTGTGTAGCAGTTACAGACCATCACACAATTAATGTGCAGAATATCAGAGAACTCCAAAAAATAGGAAGAGATAAGATTACTATCCTACCGGGTATTGAGCTCCGTTCAGAACTTGGCGGAAGTGAATCGGTTCACTTTATTGGTATTTTCTCTGAAAAGAGTGATATCGAGGATATTTGGATAAAACTACAATCTGGTTGTTCAATTACACCCAAAGACATTGAAAAGCGAGGAGGCGATCAGAAAATTTATTGCGATATTAAAGAGAGTTGCAAATTGATTCATGAACTGGGAGGATTAGTTACTGTTCACGCAGGAGGGAAATCGAACTCAATCGAAAGCATTAAAAATAATGATCAATTTAAACAACAGCTCAAGACTGATTTAGCCCGTGACTTCATAGATGTTTTAGAACTGGGTGACGAAAGTGATCAGCAAGATTACCGAGATACAGTCTTTCCAACAATCAAATTTGAGCTACCATTAATTATTTGTTCCGATAATCATGACGTCAAAGCCTATTCAACCAAGCAAAATTTATGGATCAAGGCTGAGCCAACTTTTGAAGGGTTGCGTCAAATTACGTACGAGCCACAATATCGTATTCATATAGCCGAAAAGCCACCGATTACACCGCCGCGCCGTATCAGCAAAGTATCTTTCTCTTTTCCTGATGATTGCCGATTGGATGATGATCCTTTCTGCTTGTCAGGGGCTAGCGAGCTTGATTTTAGCCCAAACTTAACATGTGTTATTGGCGGACGAGGAACAGGAAAAAGTACGATCATCAACTTGATACACGAGAAAATTCGTCCAGGGCAGAATTCTTTCTTTAGAGAAAGAAGGATTATTGATAAAGAGGGTAAACACCTTTCTCCCGCCGATTATGTTTCCGTTGATCACAGTGCCGACGAACGTTACATTGATTTTTTAAGTCAAAATGAAGTTGAGGAGTTAGCTGAAAAGCATCTGAAATTAACTGAATCTGTTTATGGTCGCATACAGAAAAAGGACACGGAAGGCAAGATTGATGCGGCAGAGAGCTTACTTAAGTTACAACTTGAAGCCTTTAAGGACTATTTGAGAAATATAGATAAATTGTCGTCCCTTAATCGAGAATATGAGTCAATTCAACGAGACATCGAAGTAAATAAGAGAATAGTAGATTCATATTCGAGCGAGGAATATACTCGCCTCAATGGAGAGATCACTCAAAAATCACAACAATTAGCAAGTCTTGAGCGTGCGGCGGAAGTATATGTGCAATTAACAAGCGCTTTGGGCGATATAAAAAAGAAATTCCAAAAACAAGTGGCTACAGATGCGTATTCAACTGCGGTTAATGCACTTATCGATGGAATTGAAGTTCTTCTGAAAAATGCGCAGGAAACAGACTTTTCCAAAGACGAAGGCCTTGTTGCTCAATTAAAGACAGATATTCAGGGGCTAAGAACCAAATTAATGAAGTATCTATCGGAGAAAGGAGTCACTGTTGAAAATCAAGAAGACTTCAGTACTGCTAGCGTTCGGCTATCACAATTGTCATCAAAATTAATAGATAAGAAAAGCGAGATCGACAGTCTTAAACATACTGTGGAGTCATTTTCCAAACAAGCAATTAAAGATGCCAGTAATGCATATCAGAGCACTATCAAAAGCCAGGTTAATACAATTAATGATACATTAAAAATTAGTTCAGCGACCATTAAGACAATATCAGTTGAAATTGAATTTGATGTGGAAGCTTCACTGAACCAGACGCTTAACGATTTCAAGGAATTCTTCAAAGAAGATCTCTTGAAGAGTAAACATAAAGGTGATTCCTTTCTTTATGAAATTCTTTTTCATAAAAAGCCGACTGAATGTGACAACAAAGAATCGTATTTAGCTGCACTAAACGCATGTCCCTCAACGTCATCAGCAAAACCTTTTCTCATAGATCTTTTTAACGACCAGGCCAAATACGAGCTGTTCAAACTAATTGCATATCATCATAGCCTCAATTGGTTAGATTTCAAGAGGGTGCGGGTTTACTATGACAAAAGACCGATTGAGAAATCATCTTTTGGTCAAAGATGCACTGCAGTCCTTGTGATTTTGGTACTACTTGGGAATAATCCAATTATTATTGATGAACCGGAAGCTCACTTGGATAGTCTATTAATTTCTCAGTATCTAGTTAACTTAATAAAAAATCAAAAACAAAATCGCCAAATCATATTTGCTACACATAATGCAAATTTTGTGGTGAATGGCGATTCGGAGCTAATTCATATTCTGAGGATTGACGATAAGACAAGCAGGACGCAAATCTCCCATACAACAATCGAGGATGAATCACAGCGCGAGGCTCTCATTGGATTAGAGGGAGGTAAGGATGCATTTCTACTACGTGAAGAAAAATATCAGTTTAAGTGA
- a CDS encoding restriction endonuclease subunit S, which yields MGEWKNYTLSDLAEIHNQKRKPLNSGERAKRKGSFPYYGASGIVDYIDDYIFDGEYVLISEDGENLRSRQTPIAFKATGKFWVNNHAHIVKGNEKYINDLIVHYFANLDLSPYITGAVQPKLSKENLLSIPIELPELESEQRAIASILSSLDDKIDLLHRQNQTLEALAETLFRQWFMEEADEEWEMGKLGDLIEFAKGKKPINTSEHYTDGSVPQILIETFDTGKTLYADPQDMVIAKKDEILMVMDGGSSGRVELGFEGIVGSTIGLFKPKSEFSYPFFIFFFLKFNESFIKENTTGSAIPHADKALILDLDVQYPNLKTVSLFNQFAMQQLEKKHSNIYQIRTLTQLRDALLPKLMSGEVRVVYGN from the coding sequence ATGGGTGAGTGGAAGAATTACACACTTTCTGACTTGGCAGAAATACATAATCAAAAGCGTAAACCTCTAAATTCAGGGGAACGTGCGAAACGAAAAGGGTCATTTCCTTATTACGGAGCCTCCGGAATAGTTGATTACATTGATGATTATATTTTTGACGGTGAATACGTTTTAATTTCTGAAGATGGTGAAAATTTGCGAAGCAGACAAACGCCAATAGCTTTTAAAGCAACAGGCAAATTTTGGGTCAATAATCATGCTCATATTGTCAAAGGAAACGAAAAGTATATTAACGATTTAATTGTACATTATTTCGCAAATCTGGATTTATCCCCATATATAACAGGCGCAGTTCAACCAAAACTGTCAAAGGAAAATCTATTATCGATACCCATTGAGCTACCGGAGTTAGAATCCGAACAACGCGCCATCGCCTCGATTCTCAGCAGTCTTGACGACAAGATCGATCTGCTCCACCGCCAGAATCAAACCCTCGAAGCCCTCGCGGAAACTCTCTTTCGGCAGTGGTTTATGGAAGAAGCGGATGAGGAGTGGGAGATGGGAAAGCTGGGAGATTTAATTGAATTCGCAAAAGGAAAAAAACCGATTAATACTTCGGAACATTATACGGACGGCTCAGTTCCTCAAATATTAATTGAAACTTTTGATACTGGCAAGACTCTTTATGCTGATCCACAGGATATGGTGATAGCGAAGAAAGATGAAATATTAATGGTAATGGATGGTGGAAGTAGTGGACGTGTAGAGTTAGGGTTTGAAGGAATCGTTGGGTCAACAATTGGTTTATTTAAGCCAAAATCTGAGTTTTCTTACCCGTTTTTTATCTTCTTTTTTCTAAAATTTAATGAAAGTTTTATCAAAGAGAATACAACAGGATCAGCTATCCCTCATGCTGACAAGGCGCTAATCCTTGATCTCGATGTTCAATATCCTAACCTAAAAACAGTTAGCCTCTTTAATCAATTTGCAATGCAACAACTTGAAAAAAAACATTCAAATATTTATCAAATCAGAACATTGACACAATTGCGCGACGCGCTATTGCCGAAGCTGATGAGCGGGGAAGTGAGGGTAGTATATGGGAACTAA
- a CDS encoding DUF1016 domain-containing protein, protein MRLPDKKYQKLLGDLKEKIRNARQKAALSVNQELLGVYWEIGQAIIAQQKEEGWGTKIIDRLSHDLKMEFPDFKGVSVRNLKYMRAFADAYPDFVQPPAAQKRITKQSKAIVQVPLARSGAISDSSIVQVRLAQLSWYHHITLLDKVKSPIERRFYIEQTILNGWSRDAMVWQIESGLYRRQGKAITNFENTLTKPHSDLAKESLKNPYVFDFLDVGLQMQEKDLEKALIQHVKKFMLELGRGFAYVGNQYNLKVEEDEYFLDLLFYNTKMHSFVVFELKVGEFKPEYAGKLNFYVNTVNEQIKSDDDKPTIGVLLCKTPNETVVRFALKGIDTPLGVADYQLAKAIPGDLQGEMPTIEQLEKELDQEAERLQRPVDKKMDHLKVLMKKLKGPEAKVKRDDKNSAALFTKIVLPLKKKTLAALEKEIIPMFHQYEIQVHIDNTGYRNEAEAKKHVREKQHFYQFRIEIRLNGFKRAGIKAFDCYKDLYFHLKDYHYTIGFSSNGQDTFLTKLYDQHLTHREQEYVIEKTSESILDYVTQQVESITGAKAANG, encoded by the coding sequence ATGCGACTACCGGATAAGAAGTATCAAAAGCTCTTAGGCGATCTTAAAGAAAAAATAAGAAATGCGCGCCAGAAGGCCGCCCTGTCGGTAAATCAGGAGTTACTTGGCGTATATTGGGAAATTGGCCAAGCCATTATTGCGCAGCAAAAAGAAGAGGGATGGGGAACTAAGATCATTGACCGCCTTTCGCACGATCTCAAAATGGAATTCCCTGATTTTAAAGGCGTATCGGTCAGAAATCTCAAATACATGCGCGCCTTTGCGGACGCATATCCTGATTTTGTGCAGCCGCCTGCTGCACAAAAGAGAATTACCAAACAGTCAAAAGCAATAGTGCAAGTCCCGCTTGCACGATCTGGTGCCATTTCGGATTCCTCAATTGTGCAAGTCCGGCTTGCACAATTGAGCTGGTATCATCATATCACTTTGTTAGACAAAGTAAAGAGTCCGATTGAGAGGCGCTTTTACATTGAGCAAACCATACTTAACGGATGGAGCCGTGATGCGATGGTATGGCAAATAGAAAGCGGCCTATACCGACGTCAAGGCAAAGCCATTACCAATTTTGAAAATACACTTACAAAACCGCATTCAGACTTGGCCAAAGAATCGCTCAAAAATCCGTATGTATTTGATTTCCTCGATGTAGGCTTGCAAATGCAGGAAAAAGACCTTGAGAAGGCTCTTATTCAGCATGTCAAGAAATTCATGCTCGAACTAGGCCGGGGCTTTGCTTACGTCGGTAATCAGTATAATCTGAAAGTCGAAGAAGACGAATACTTTCTTGATCTCTTATTTTACAATACAAAAATGCACAGTTTTGTCGTCTTTGAATTAAAAGTGGGCGAGTTCAAACCGGAATATGCAGGCAAGCTGAATTTTTATGTGAATACGGTGAATGAGCAGATCAAAAGCGATGACGATAAACCCACGATCGGTGTGCTGCTGTGCAAGACGCCCAACGAAACCGTCGTGCGATTTGCTCTAAAAGGTATTGACACGCCGCTGGGTGTGGCCGATTATCAATTGGCAAAAGCTATCCCGGGAGACTTGCAGGGTGAGATGCCGACGATAGAACAACTCGAAAAAGAACTGGATCAGGAAGCCGAAAGGCTTCAGAGGCCTGTCGACAAGAAAATGGATCATCTGAAAGTTTTGATGAAAAAGCTTAAAGGGCCTGAAGCGAAGGTCAAGCGCGATGACAAAAACAGCGCCGCACTTTTTACAAAGATCGTTTTGCCATTAAAGAAGAAAACTTTGGCCGCGCTGGAAAAAGAGATTATTCCAATGTTTCATCAGTATGAAATCCAAGTTCATATCGATAATACCGGATATCGCAATGAAGCCGAAGCGAAAAAACATGTCAGGGAAAAACAGCATTTTTACCAATTCAGGATCGAAATCAGGCTGAACGGTTTCAAACGCGCGGGGATCAAAGCCTTCGATTGTTATAAAGACCTTTATTTTCATCTCAAAGACTACCATTACACCATCGGTTTTTCATCCAATGGACAGGATACTTTTTTGACGAAATTGTATGATCAGCATCTCACACACCGGGAACAGGAATACGTGATCGAAAAGACAAGTGAGTCCATTCTGGATTATGTGACTCAACAGGTGGAAAGCATTACAGGAGCTAAAGCAGCTAATGGGTGA
- a CDS encoding SAM-dependent DNA methyltransferase encodes MPKKINKPPKEQPLEKTLWAAADKLRKNMDAAEYKHIVLGLIFLKYISDAFEEMYLKLKEGKGHYKGADPEDKDEYRAENVFYVPPGARWNYLLSKAKDPLIGKIVDDAMDAIESLNPTLKGVLPKQYNRANLDKNTLGGLVDLIGNIALGDTKSRAKDLLGQVYEYFLGQFALAEGKKGGQFYTPGSVVKLLVEMLEPYKGRVYDPCCGSGGMFVQSEKFVLAHAGKIDDISIFGQESNQTTYRLCRMNLAIRGIDGSNIRWNTEGSFLKDAHPDLKADFVIANPPFNDSDWSGELLATDGRWKYGTPPPANANYAWIQHFMYHLAPGGQAGFVLSKGSLTTKTNSEGDIRKAMIENDLIDCIVNLPTKLFLNTQIPACLWFLSRNKQKRKGKILFIDTRNHGFLVNRRTRELSEDDVKLIAGTYHHWRNSDKAYKDVQGFCKSSTIEEVKALNYVVTPGRYIGLPDDEDDFNFAERFSSLKAELKKQMAEEDELNKKILDNLKKIKYDATTG; translated from the coding sequence GTGCCAAAAAAAATAAACAAACCACCCAAAGAACAACCTCTTGAAAAAACGCTCTGGGCGGCGGCGGACAAACTCCGCAAAAATATGGATGCGGCCGAGTATAAACATATCGTACTCGGGCTGATATTTCTCAAATACATTTCCGACGCATTCGAGGAAATGTATCTCAAACTCAAAGAAGGCAAAGGCCATTACAAAGGCGCCGATCCGGAAGACAAAGACGAATACCGCGCGGAAAATGTCTTTTACGTTCCTCCCGGCGCGCGGTGGAATTATCTGCTGTCCAAAGCCAAAGACCCGCTGATCGGGAAGATCGTGGACGACGCCATGGACGCGATCGAATCGCTGAATCCGACGCTTAAAGGCGTTCTGCCCAAACAATACAACCGCGCCAATCTGGACAAAAACACCCTCGGCGGACTCGTCGATCTTATCGGCAATATCGCGCTCGGCGATACTAAAAGCCGCGCGAAAGATTTACTCGGACAAGTGTATGAATATTTCCTCGGCCAGTTTGCCTTAGCCGAAGGCAAAAAGGGCGGCCAGTTCTATACGCCGGGCAGTGTGGTCAAACTGCTGGTGGAAATGCTCGAACCGTACAAGGGCCGCGTGTATGATCCGTGCTGCGGCTCCGGCGGCATGTTCGTGCAGAGCGAAAAATTTGTTCTCGCACACGCAGGCAAGATCGACGACATCAGCATTTTTGGACAGGAGAGCAATCAGACGACCTACCGCCTTTGCCGGATGAATCTCGCCATTCGCGGGATCGACGGCAGTAATATCCGGTGGAATACCGAAGGCTCATTTCTCAAAGACGCGCATCCCGACCTCAAAGCCGATTTCGTCATTGCTAATCCGCCTTTCAACGACAGCGACTGGAGCGGGGAACTGCTCGCCACGGACGGACGGTGGAAATACGGCACGCCGCCGCCGGCCAATGCCAATTACGCCTGGATTCAGCACTTCATGTATCATCTCGCGCCGGGCGGACAAGCCGGATTCGTTCTTTCCAAAGGCTCACTGACAACCAAAACCAATTCCGAAGGCGACATCCGCAAAGCGATGATCGAAAACGATCTCATCGACTGCATCGTCAATCTGCCGACGAAACTCTTTCTCAATACGCAGATTCCCGCCTGCCTGTGGTTTCTCTCGCGGAATAAACAGAAACGAAAAGGAAAAATCCTTTTCATTGATACGCGTAATCACGGATTTCTGGTCAACCGGCGCACGCGGGAACTCTCCGAAGACGACGTCAAGCTTATCGCGGGAACGTACCATCACTGGCGCAATTCCGACAAAGCCTACAAAGACGTGCAGGGTTTCTGCAAGTCGTCGACGATCGAGGAAGTCAAAGCCCTGAACTACGTCGTCACGCCCGGCCGCTATATCGGCCTGCCGGATGATGAAGATGATTTTAATTTTGCGGAACGGTTTTCGTCTCTGAAAGCGGAACTTAAAAAGCAAATGGCGGAAGAGGATGAATTAAATAAAAAGATTCTGGATAACCTGAAGAAGATAAAATACGATGCGACTACCGGATAA